In Triticum urartu cultivar G1812 unplaced genomic scaffold, Tu2.1 TuUngrouped_contig_4985, whole genome shotgun sequence, the DNA window TAATTTGAACATCCCCTTGGAACTCATGGAGTTGGCAACACATTGGTTTTTGTACTCTTCATTTACAGCCGCTGCAGTGTTTGTGTCGGGGTTATACAACTGTTCTCCAGTAGCTCGCCTGCGGAGGCAGCTAAAGACGGTGGCGTGGATGGAAGCCACGCTCCGGTCAACATTAGTGTTGTTTACCTTGGGAACTAGGTATTTGTCAGCTCGGCTACAGAGGTACTCTTGGATGGTTCTAATGTTGTTGATGTATTTGACATACTTATTTTTGGTTGGGTCAAGCGTCATGTACTTTGCGCGTACAGCAAACCTCTCGGTGTGCTTGCCCTCGTTGGATATGTAGATCATAAAGGGAATTATTGATGGATGTTTCTTCATTAAGCCCATCTGAAATATTGGAATTATTTGACAAATTCATACTACATAAATATAACAGGGGGCATAAGAACAGATTGATCGTGAACTTATAATTCCACTTTGACTGGAAAAGAAACTGAAAGCAGAGCATTTTCGACATAATTGGAAAGAGCAAGAAAAATAGAAGGAAAATAATTGTACAGGGGAAACAGAACAGTATTATGGTTTTCAGTAGCACGTACCACAAAATTAAGGCTCAAGTGAACGCCCTCAACAACGACCGATTCTTTGCGATCTTCCCACGCGGTGATAAGCCGATCCAGACTGTCGATGACCATCTCACTCTGTGCCTTATAACCTTCTATAGCCATTTGCTTCTTCCCAATTGGTTTTCCCTCAACCTTGTCTCCGCTGCCCTCATAATCCATACCTGAGTTGGTTGACACGCCCGAGCGTTTCTTTGCTTTCCGCCTGGCTTTTGCTTTGGAAACAGCCACCGGATCGAGGCATTCACCTGCATGATAAGTGGATGCCCAGAGAAGGGGGTTTTCCTTGTCGTCAACAAAGCTCCGCATCATGTGGCGAATGGAATCTGTGGAAACTACAGTGGTGATCCCTAACCTGCTCCCCTGTTAATACAACATTGCAATGCTTTATAATCTGGAAGCGAGAAACGATAAAACTGGGGCATGCTCTGGTTCTGAAGAGATGATTTAGTGTCTGGCTTGTAGGGGAATTTtgcaatatactccctccgtccggaaatacttgtcatcaaaatgaataaaaggggatgtatctagatgcTGAAAAGGAATTAAATTATTGATGGCCTAAATACTAGTATAAGATGATATCTAATAAATCAATAAATAAAGAGAGTTAACGGGGCAAGGGTCATTGTTATCGGAACGGGTCAAATTTGCTTCTAGAGTTTATTGTTTAGATATCATATGGTAGATAAACTGGTTTATTAAGAATgtgtgcagcagcagcagcagcagtagatATATAGAGAGTAACATTGTGAAAAGGGAAAAGAAGGAGGTGTGTGTACCAGCAAAGTGGAAAGAGTAGACTTGCCGCAACCACTTGTTCCGCATAGAAGAACCGTGACGGACTCTTTTCTTTCTCGAATCCTAGGGGGAGATTAGAAAGGAATAATATCAGAGTCCTTTGAAAGTTGGTTCCCCTGCCCTGCCCTGCTCTAGATGAAATGCAAATGCAAATGCTTGGTAAAGAATGGGGAAACCCCTGCCCTGCCCTGCTCTAGATGAAATGCAAATGCAAATGCAAATGCAAATGCTTGGTAAAGAATGAGGAAAAGATACTAGTTGGCAGACCTGCAGGCTAGGGTGAGGTGGTTCCTCTGGTTTGGGGCGAGGTACTTGTAGAGGGCCAGGGCCTGGCACACGAGGTGCAGGAAGAGGTCCCTCGGGATGAGCACCGTGGTCCGCCGCTTGTAGAGCTCGAACTGGAACTGCCTGGGGCTGGTGGCCGCGTCCGGCAGCTCGTACCGCTGCACCCCTCCGCTTTTACCTTGGGACTCCATCTCCGCGGGGTCGCCGCGGACCACATCGAACACCCGCCGGCTAATCTTTTTTTTATTTGATTTGATTGAGAGAGAAATCAGAGAGATCGAAATCAGAAACAGAGGGATCGAATGAATCCAAGAGGGGAAAGAAGAAGAGAGGAGACCTCGAATGCGTGCCTTGGCTTGCATCCCATGAGCTGCAGCGTGCTGTGGAGGAGGGATCGCGTGTAGCGGAAGGAGGAGGCGCCACTCTCGTCCACCACCACAATGTACAGGAGGAGCTTGGCGTGGGCGGCCATGGATTCGATTGGATCGGATTCCGACGGAGGCGCGGccggggagaaggagaaggacaaGAGGAGAGGAGAAAAGTCGGGTCTTTTCTTTGACGAATGAATGAATGCTTGATCTGCCGGTCCGGTCGTCTCTTGTCTTCTTGTCTTGTGGGTCGTTGGTCCAACACAACGTTGGTCCCACGCGAGAGCACGCACGCACACAAACCAAAACCAAAACCAAAACACAAAACACAAAAACAAAGCTTCACCTGCTCTCCAACCTCCTCAAAAAAAGAGAAAGGGAATCAATCCATCAACCCCACTTGCTTTTCACTTCACCGTTGAGAAACAGTATAACGGGACTAGCTACGAGCCTCCACAGCGATCGATTTCACTGTCACAGCCGTCGGATCATCAAACGTACGGTGTAGATCAAAATCGGGCGTCACTACTCGCCCGGG includes these proteins:
- the LOC125528605 gene encoding P-loop NTPase domain-containing protein LPA1 homolog isoform X1, whose protein sequence is MAAHAKLLLYIVVVDESGASSFRYTRSLLHSTLQLMGCKPRHAFEISRRVFDVVRGDPAEMESQGKSGGVQRYELPDAATSPRQFQFELYKRRTTVLIPRDLFLHLVCQALALYKYLAPNQRNHLTLACRIRERKESVTVLLCGTSGCGKSTLSTLLGSRLGITTVVSTDSIRHMMRSFVDDKENPLLWASTYHAGECLDPVAVSKAKARRKAKKRSGVSTNSGMDYEGSGDKVEGKPIGKKQMAIEGYKAQSEMVIDSLDRLITAWEDRKESVVVEGVHLSLNFVMGLMKKHPSIIPFMIYISNEGKHTERFAVRAKYMTLDPTKNKYVKYINNIRTIQEYLCSRADKYLVPKVNNTNVDRSVASIHATVFSCLRRRATGEQLYNPDTNTAAAVNEEYKNQCVANSMSSKGMFKLIQRLGSSRKLMAIVDVDGSVSKAWPVESGDGDGKNGSQGGGDQKSLGNPIYGPLNIGRAESVNLQFGSFGISAWPTDTGCTSQAASVDGSWINGNEGSSSGHVASSSGGSPKKADGHHKEIKESAAASGSDDDDEEEADVPPNSGSDEDLSEEDDDENHDEMEGSVDEDCNRSDEEYDDLAMRDSMENGYLSDDGIMVHTGLSKCLSNRFPEGSQHNNRGTPRKHLESLRSLSKVDTSTHVPDTARSCAAAAAIPGGKRSTARKWRRSLSDKISWRPRSCPSLAEAAVKPKGSAAVPVVPES
- the LOC125528605 gene encoding P-loop NTPase domain-containing protein LPA1 homolog isoform X2 → MESQGKSGGVQRYELPDAATSPRQFQFELYKRRTTVLIPRDLFLHLVCQALALYKYLAPNQRNHLTLACRIRERKESVTVLLCGTSGCGKSTLSTLLGSRLGITTVVSTDSIRHMMRSFVDDKENPLLWASTYHAGECLDPVAVSKAKARRKAKKRSGVSTNSGMDYEGSGDKVEGKPIGKKQMAIEGYKAQSEMVIDSLDRLITAWEDRKESVVVEGVHLSLNFVMGLMKKHPSIIPFMIYISNEGKHTERFAVRAKYMTLDPTKNKYVKYINNIRTIQEYLCSRADKYLVPKVNNTNVDRSVASIHATVFSCLRRRATGEQLYNPDTNTAAAVNEEYKNQCVANSMSSKGMFKLIQRLGSSRKLMAIVDVDGSVSKAWPVESGDGDGKNGSQGGGDQKSLGNPIYGPLNIGRAESVNLQFGSFGISAWPTDTGCTSQAASVDGSWINGNEGSSSGHVASSSGGSPKKADGHHKEIKESAAASGSDDDDEEEADVPPNSGSDEDLSEEDDDENHDEMEGSVDEDCNRSDEEYDDLAMRDSMENGYLSDDGIMVHTGLSKCLSNRFPEGSQHNNRGTPRKHLESLRSLSKVDTSTHVPDTARSCAAAAAIPGGKRSTARKWRRSLSDKISWRPRSCPSLAEAAVKPKGSAAVPVVPES